The following are encoded in a window of Solibacillus sp. FSL R7-0668 genomic DNA:
- a CDS encoding cell division protein FtsK: MELTEEQMKHIRIQNPYGMIALVLSILAFLFPKYGLSIITLIFCILTYFTFDKEKEDNPWPFYIGIIISLIGLKLFFTGETHEIIV; encoded by the coding sequence GTGGAATTAACTGAGGAACAAATGAAGCATATTCGAATCCAAAATCCATATGGCATGATAGCGCTTGTTCTTAGTATATTGGCATTTCTTTTCCCGAAATACGGTCTATCCATAATTACTCTGATTTTTTGTATACTTACCTACTTTACATTTGATAAAGAAAAAGAAGATAACCCATGGCCATTTTATATTGGTATCATAATTTCATTGATTGGATTAAAGTTGTTTTTTACAGGCGAAACACACGAAATCATAGTTTGA